The following proteins come from a genomic window of Emys orbicularis isolate rEmyOrb1 chromosome 9, rEmyOrb1.hap1, whole genome shotgun sequence:
- the LOC135883346 gene encoding uncharacterized protein C2orf72 homolog: MESELLGETPVCAPAEPVHWQFLTLLDTVGRRNGQVLVMEMDDVHEAAPLVQMDFAQELFRGIDLKTKLHQKEEIKEEEQEMQPQLVFMLWQAATLRQLMQWEHLDETLWNLRNLFPCMPAALVLVMIQPDLQHQQVEPGRAAGALRRMQCLLDGGFQELVVEAAVYSPGQPDGTLEVKRAACRALREVLKGQGEMTPQDPVTIRLSLGVCNTGYERRYEDRLP, translated from the exons ATGGAGTCGGAGCTGCTAGGGGAGACCCCTGTGTGCGCCCCGGCAGAGCCGGTGCACTGGCAGTTCCTGACTCTGCTGGACACTGTGGGCAGGCGGAATGGCCAGGTGCTAGTGATGGAGATGGATGATGTACATGAGGCAGCCCCGCTCGTGCAGATGGACTTTGCCCAGGAGCTCTTCAGAGGGATCGACCTAAAGACCAAACTCCACCAGAAGGAGGAAATCAAGGAGGAAGAGCAGGAGATGCAACCGCAGCTGGTCTTCATGCTCTGGCAAGCTGCCACGCTGAGGCAGCTCATGCAGTGGGAACACCTGGATGAAACACTCTGGAACTTAAGGAATCTCTTTCCCTGCATGCCAGCTGCTCTGGTACTGGTGATGATCCAGCCAGACCTGCAGCACCAGCAGGTGGAACCAGGACGGGCAGCCGGGGCACTAAGGAGAATGCAGTGCTTGCTGGATGGTGGCTTCCAGGAACTGGTGGTGGAAGCAGCTGTTTACAGCCCAGGCCAGCCAGATGGGACCCTGGAGGTCAAGAGAGCCGCCTGCAGAGCCCTGAGAGAAGTTCTGAAGGGCCAAGGAG aaatgACTCCCCAGGATCCAGTTACCATCCGACTCAGCCTGGGGGTGTGCAACACAGGATACGAAAGACGGTATGAGGACAGGCTCCCTTAG